From the Pomacea canaliculata isolate SZHN2017 linkage group LG4, ASM307304v1, whole genome shotgun sequence genome, one window contains:
- the LOC112562081 gene encoding protein cereblon homolog: MSAPWSCRASAMLASSIEMLYVVCLAQLLASTMCNTADHFEGFLLCRHCGLEVTRADSLVKIPSQLAHRQRNDTLAGAKGVLIQLFKNPQGKYFELITSSEADVQEVEQPHLADSWFPGFTWTIAVCPRCGYHLGWVFKPVSTSVMSDSMHRTNYMQQFIGLILGNLLHEQEAESIIAAPKTYLS; the protein is encoded by the exons ATGTCTGCGCCCTGGTCTTGCAGGGCGTCTGCAATGCTGGCTAGTTCGATAGAGATGCTGTACGTTGTTTGTCTGGCGCAACTGCTTGCAAGCACAATGTGCAACACTGCTGACCACTTTGAAG GTTTCCTGCTCTGTAGACATTGTGGACTGGAAGTAACAAGAGCAGACAGCCTAGTAAAAATTCCAAGTCAATTGGCACACAGACAACGAAATGATACACTTGCTGGTGCAAAAGGTGTACTTATACAGCTGTTTAAAAATCCACAAG gaaaatattttgaactgaTCACATCTTCTGAAGCAGATGTGCAAGAAGTTGAACAG CCTCACTTAGCTGATTCCTGGTTTCCTGGTTTTACCTGGACAATAGCTGTTTGTCCTCGCTGTGGATATCATTTAGGATG GGTGTTCAAACCTGTTAGTACATCTGTGATGAGCGATTCAATGCATAGAACTAATTACATGCAGCAGTTTATTGGACTCATTTTAGGAAATCTGCTTCATGAACAAG AAGCTGAGTCAATCATTGCTGCCCCCAAAACATACCTGAGCTAA